The Amycolatopsis jiangsuensis nucleotide sequence AGGGAAACGATTCGTAGTCGCCAGGTTTGGCGGCGGGACTGTACATCGAAACGCTCCTTGGTGGTCGGTGGCGGTCAGGCGGTGGCAGCGCGCCGGACGGTGCCGTCGTCGTCCACGACGATGGCCGGGTCCAGGTCCCTGGACGTCCCGGCGACCTGCGCGAGGATCGACGCGGCGACGTCCGGCCGGGGGATGACCGGCTGGCTGTCCGGGTCGAGTTCGATCGGGTCGAGGCGCAGGGTCGGGCCGGCGCCGCCCAGCCCGACGCGGAACACGGCGCTCTCGAACCACGGGCCGCGCACCAGCGCCGGGCGGTAGGGGGCCGACGGATGGGCGTCGTGCTTCGGCACCATCGATTCGGCGTTCCAGCCGTCGCACCAGTCGAAGACGAAGTTGCCTGTGGAGTAGAGGATCAGCCCGTTCCGGTGGAACTCCACGGGGTGCAGGCAGTGCGGGTGGTGCCCGATGACGAGGTCGACACCCGCGTCGATCAATCGCCTGGCCAAGGGCTGCTGGTACTCGGCCAGCGGCCCCTGCGCCGCGGGCAGGTAGCAGTGCGGGACGCCCCAGTGCAGTGCCACGACGACGAAGTCGTTGCGCCGCTTCGCCTCCCGGACCAGAACCTCGGCCGCCCGCACGTCCGGCTCGTGGGCGCTGGAGTGGACGAACGGCGGCGTCCCCGGCGTCTCGTCCAGAAAGCCGCTGTCGTATTCGAAGGACTGACGCACCCGGATTGCGCCGATGCCCGCGCGGTCCGCGGTCGCGTCGAAGCCCCGCGGTAGTGCGCAGCAGAAGCTGAAGAACGCGAGGCTTTCGCCGCCGGCCGAGACGACTCGGGCGCGCGTCGCTTCGGCGCGCGTCTCCCCGAAGCCGGCGTGGCCGACTCCCGCGGCGTCCAGCGCGCGGACGGTGTCGCGCATTCCCTCGGCGCCGTAGTCCAGCGCGTGGTTCATCGCCAGGGACACCAGGTCGAACCCGAGGTCGGCCAGCTCCGCGGCACCCGACGTCGGCGCCCGCATGGCGACCAGCTTTTCCGCGCGCTGCCCCCGTCCGGTGAGCGGGACTTCGAGGTTGCCGATCGTCAGGTCGCCGCCGCGCAGGAGTCCGAACGCCGAAGCGCCGGGGTCCGAGCGGCCGCCGGGACGGCGCGGCCACCCCGAGACGACGACGTCGCCCACAACAGTCAGATCCATGGGAACTCCGTTCCATAATATGGCACGCTGTGCCGCACAGTAGACCGACTTTCTCGGCGTTGTAAAGAGACAGCCGTGCCGGGATGAGGTACGGATGTGCGTCCAGTGGTACGGTCCTGACCTCATGGGCACAGCAGGTGACGGCGGCGAACCGGACAAGCCGAACAGCAGCATCCGGTCGATGAACAGCGTGCTGAGCACCCTCCGCGTCTTCGAGGAAGTCGCGGTGCGCCAGCCGATCGGCGTCTCGGAACTGGCCCGCGTGACGGGCATCCCCAAGAGTTCGGTTCAGCGCTGCCTGGTCACCCTCGAACAGGCCCGCTGGCTCCGGGTCGTGGACCGGGAGCACGCGCGGTGGGGCGTCACGATGAAGGCGCTCGTGCTGGGTCTGCGCAGCGCGGGCGAGCAGGATCTGCGTGAAGTGGCGACGCCGGTCATCAAGGGGCTGGCCGGCGAGACCGGCGAAACGGTGCTCCTCGGCCTGCGCGACGGCGATGACTACCTGATCGTCGCGCGCGAGGACAGCTCGCAGCTCGTCCGCGTGTTCATGGAGATCGGAACGCGGGTGCCGCTCGGAGCGACTTCGGGGGGCGTCGCGATCTTCGCCCGCCTCGAACCCGGCGAGGTCGACGAAGTCCTGCGGGCCGAGCCCCGGGAGTTCGAGGGCGCGCCGCTGCTCGCTCCCGACGAGCTGCGGAAGGAGATCGCCCGGACCGCCGAGCGTGGCTACGCCATGAACATGTCGTCGTGGTACCGCCCGCACGTCGCTTCCCTCGGCGCGGCGATCACCAACGCGGCCGGACGACCCGTCGCGGCGGTCACGTTGAGCATCCCGGAGATGCGATACCAGTCCGCGCAGGAGGAGCAGCTGGCGAAGAAGGTCGTCGCGGCCGCGGACGAGATCAGCCGCCTGCTCTCGTCCCCGTGACGGCACGGGCGTCTCGAGCGCTCACGACGCCGGCGATGAGCTCGGCCGTCCCCTCCGGTGACTCCACCGGGAAGTGGTGACTGCCGAGGTCGACGAGCACCACGTCGACCCGGCCCGCCAGGCGGTCGAGGGCTTCGGGGGTGACCAGTTCGCGCACGCCGAACACGGTGATCGGTTGCTTCACGCCGGCGAGCGCCTCGTCCATGTCCCAGGCGACGAGACCCTCGAACGCCCGCGTCCCCGCCGGCTGCCGCACCGCGGCCATCTTGGCGAAGTGCGCGTCCTTGAGCGCCGGGTCAGTCCCCGGGGGCGAGCCGGACTCGACCATGGCGCGGACCAGCCCGGCGAAGTCGTCCTGCAGCGGCCGCAGTAATCCTTGGGCTTGCTCGTCGTCCATGGCGCCGAAGAGGAAGAGGTAGTGCAGGGCGTCGAGCGCCATGATGTGCCGGACTCGCTCGGGACACAGCCGACCGGTCTCGACCGCCACCGCCCCGCCGAGTGAATGCCCGGCGACGGCGCACTCGGTCACCTCCTCGGCGTCGAGGACCGCGGCGACGTCGCGCGCGAACTCCTCGATCGTCCAGACGTCGCGCGCCGAACGCGATTCGCCGTGCTCGGCGAGGTCGACCGCGAGCACCCGGTATCCGTCCGGCAGAAACCCTGTCAGCGCGTCGAAGTCCGTCCGGTCGCACGCCCAGCCGTGGACGAGCACGACCGTGGGTCCCTCGTCCGGTCCGCTGATCGAATACCGGATGGACGTCCCGTCCGGCCGGCGGACTCCGCGGCTGTCCGGCACCCGGTTCATCGCCATTCCTTCTCCTTGTGCCGCTATGTGGTACAGTGTCTCGTTGAGTAGCATGACGGTAAGGGCGCCGTGAGGACATGTCAATCGCCGGAGCCGTGCCGGGGATCGGCTCGTCCACGGCGGCCGGGTCGTGGCCGCTGGTCGTCTCGGCGCGGTCCGCCGCGGTACTGGCCACGCAGGCCGTGCCCTTGATCGCGCCGACCGGACCGAGACCGGCGGCGGCTGCTCCTGGCGTCGCGCCCGAGATAAGCCATCAGCCGGGCAGAACCGGCTACGTGCGGGCGCCGGGGGGCGCTCGTCGCCGTTCCGGTTCGGCTGCCGGGCCAGGTGCCGTCGCACCGGGAATGTGGCGACGCCACTACTGCGACCGACAGTGTGGTCATGGATTTGATCGGCGAGAAACTGCTCGCCGAGAGCGAGGACGGACCGGGAAAAGCGCGTTGGTGACCGATCGTTGACAACCTGTGACGGCGGTGGCTGATCTGGGTAAGGTGGCGGGAGCCGATCGAGGGGGGTGGGGTCATGACTGGTCGCCGGAGGCTGCTGTGCTGAGGTCCGCGCCGCGGCATTTCGTCGATCGGGTCGACGAGTGCCGTGAGCTGGTCGAGCGGTCCCGCCAGCGGCCGGGGGTTTTCGTCCTGCAAGGGATCGGCGGGGTCGGGAAGACCGCGGTCATGCTCCGCTGCGCGCGGGAGCTGCGGCCCTCATTCGATTGTGTGCTGGACGTCTCGATGAGCGCTTCGGCGCAGGCGAAGACGGTCGAGCAGGTCCTCGACGTGTTCCTGCTCCAGCTCGAGGCGAAGCTGATCCCGCCGACGCTGGACGGCAAGATCGCCATCTTCCGGGCGGAGACCTCGCGGCGGAAGGTACTGGTCGTGCTGGACGACGTCGATTCGGCGGAATCGATCCTGGAGCTGCTGCCGGAATCTCCGGAGAGCGTGGTGCTGGCGACGAGCCGGCTGCGCGCGGAAGCGTTCGAGTTCTACGGTTTCACCACCATGCGGCTGGGAGTGCTGTCCGAGCGGCACGGGATGGAGCTGCTGAGCCACGGCCTGGACGAGGCGGTCGTCGAGACGGACGAGCGGGCGCTGGCCGGGATCGCGCGGCTGTCCGGGTATCTGCCGCTCGCTTTGACGATCGCGGGTGCGCATCTTCGGATTCGCCGACATGAGCGGCCGGCGGTTCTGCTGCGCCGGCTGGAATCCGAGTGCGATCTGCTCGCGCAGTTCACAGTGGACGGGGACCGGGAGCTGGAGTTCGTCTACGACGCGTCCTACCGCGCGCTCGCTCCGCTCGAACAGCAGCTGTACCGGCGGCTGGGGGTGCACCCGGGCCTGCAGTTCCCCACCTGGGTCGTTCCCGTGCTGCTGGAGGAGGCGGATCGGTCCTTCGCGGCGGACACCCTGCTCGCGCTGCACCGGTGGACGCTGGTGGTCGAATCGGGCGAGCGGCACGAGATGCATTCGCTCATCCACCTGCATGCGCGAGGTGTGGCGAACGAGCACGAGCATCCCGCCGACGTCCAGGAGGTCCGCCGGCGCCTCGCGGAGGCGTATCTGGACTACGCGGTCGCCCGCGCGCTGGCGTTGTCCGGCCGGCGCCAGTTCGGACCCCGGTTCGACGGCCGGGTGGTTCCCGCCTACGAGCCGGACGACGACGGGCATCGGCGTGCGATCGCCGATCTCGAGTCAGAGGCGGCGAATCTGCGCCAGGTGGTGGAGATGGCGTCGGAAGCGGGGTTCGCGGACCTGACGTGGCAGCTGGCGGAGGCGCTCACGAATTTCCTCTTCCAGCGCAGCCGGTACGCGGACGCGATCGCGGTGCAGACCCTGGGCCTGGCGGCGGCGCACGAGGTGTACGAGAGAACGGGCGAGACGCGTCCGCTGATCGCCATGCACACAGAGCTGGGCAAAGCGTATTTCGCGGCATACACGCACGAGAAAGCGGCCGAGCAGTTCGCTGAGGCCGCAACGCGGATCGCCGGGCTCGGTGATGATCCCGACGCGCTGACGATGCTGGCGAAGACCTTCGTGTGGCAGGGCTTGGTGCACAACCGGATGGAGCAGTACGAAGCAGCGATCGAGTGTTTCGTCCGGTCGGCCGAACTGGTGGAGCATCCGGGATTTCCGGACCGGCTGCGGTCTCGTGAGGAGCGGCTGCTCGACATGAACGGCGCACCGGTCCTGGCCAAACTGGGCCGGCTGACCGAGGCCGTCGCGGCGGGCGAACGCGCGGTGGCGCACTTCGCATCCGACACTGACCGCCACAATCACGCGAAGTCGCTCGCGAATCTGGGCGAGGTACTGACCGCGGCCGCGGATTCCCGCGCCGAGGCGGTGCTGCGTTCCGCGCTGGCTCTGGAACAGAAGCTGGAACTGGTCGATTTCGAAGCGCATACCGCCGCGATTCTCGGCAGGCTGCTCCCGCCGGAAGAAGGCACCCGGCTGATCGAGCACGCGGCCGGGTTGTACGAGCAGCTGGCTGACCAGCGAGCACAGGCGTTACGAGCCGAGATCGAGGACACGCGGTGAGCTGAAGCTGCCACGCAGGACCGTGGTCGCGCAGCTGACGGTGGCCTCGTACGGGAGCGGGTGACCGCTCAGGAGATGCTCGAACACCAGCGCCGCTGCGATTTCCGGGTCCGGGAGCGTTGTTTCGGTCAGGTGCCCCGACCTCATGGCGATGCGGCCGTTGCCGGACGCGGCGACGGCCGCGCGGGGGTGGCGGCGCAGGAGGTCCGCGAGCCCGGAATCGTCGGCCTCCGTTGCGGAAAGCACGATGGCGGCGCGCCGGCGGAGCGACTCGTCGGGGTGGTCTTCGTGCGCGGTGAGAACGGCGTTCGAGAATTTCGCGGATCCGGATCGGTCGATGTCCACGTCGGCGGGGTAGCGGGTGATGCGGAAACGGTCGCCGTGCGACTCGCACACGAGGTAATTCGCCGGTGCGGTGGGTGATGCGCCGCCCGCCGCGGCGGCGACGGGTATGAGGGGCACGGCCGGGCCAGCGGCCGGTTCGGGCAGGCGGAGGTGTTCGTAGAACAGCCGGCGCAGCCGGGCCGCGGCTTCTCCTGGAAAAGAGGTGACGAGGGCGGCGACGTCGTCGAAGCTGCCCGGGCGGTAGGTCTGCACTGCGCGTTCGATCTGGACGTCCAGCGGTTCGCGGCTGTTCAGCCGGGGCGCGGTCGCGCCGAGCAGTTCGCCGACGGACTCCGGCGCCACGTCCGTTTCCGGGAAAGCCGCCAGCAACACGGGAATGTCGAGGCATGCTCCGTACGCGGTGGTGGCGCCGTGGTCGCCGATGACGAGATCGGACGCCAGGAGGACGGACTGCCAGCCCTCGGCCGGAGGCGGCAGGAGCAGACCCGCCCGCCGGCAGTCCGCGAGCCAGCTGCGGACCTGCCATGGGCTGTGGCCGTGCCAGATGTTCGGGTGGATCAACCCGGCGACCCGGTAGCGGTCGCGGTCGAGAGCGCCGATGACCTCGCGGAAAAGCGACGGCTGGCTGCCGAGGAGGGAATTGCGCCACCAGGTGCTCGTGATGGTGACGAGCTTCTGGTGCGGGGCCACGCCGAGTGCTTCGCGATACCGGTCGCGCAGGTGCGAGCTGCGGAGCATCCGGTCGTAGGACGGATCTCCCGCGACGAACGCGGTGTCACGCGCGGCGGGGGTGAGCGCGGTCAGCCGTTCGAACTCCGCCTGGTGGGCGAGCACCAGTGACGACGCGACGGGCCGGCCGTTGTAGAGCAGCCATTCGGGCGACAAGCCGAAGACGGTTTCCGGTTTCCGGTTTCCGGTTTCCGGTTTCCGGTTTCCGGTTTCCGGTTTCCGGTTTCCGGTTTCCGGGAGACTTTTTAGTATACCCCACGCCATGCGGAAGAATCACCAGTGGTGCGGTGATTTCGGTCAGCCCGCCGTGGTTGGCGGCGAGCGCGAGGTCGAATTCGGTGTTGATCGCCTGGGCCCACGGGATCACGATGACGCCGAGGTCGTCGAGAAGGTTCCGCAGCCCGTGGACGAACGGGTCGGATCCGTTCCAGGTGAAGACGAGCTGCACGCGGGAGTCGGAGTCGAAGACCGGGAGCACGTCGAGGAGCCGCAGCAGCGAGGTGACGTGGTGGGCCACGACGAGGACGCGGCGCTGCACCTGCACGGTGGTCCAATGCGGTGCCTGGAGCCCGATCGGCACTTTGGCCGGAGGCGCGGTGAACACAGGCCTCCTCAGGGTCGGCGATGGCGGCGCTCAGTCACCGTAGCCGAGTGTCCGGGCCGCTGTGTGTCAGCCATGGTGCCGTCTGCGTCAGGAAGGTACGGAGGGCGGCCGGGTGGTCGTAGTCGCGCAGTGCAGCCTGTCGGGCCCGGGTTCTCATGGACAAGCGCTGGTCAGCGCTCAGGTGGAGGGCGCGGAGGAGGGCGTTCGCCAGCGACGGCGGCGACTTCGGCGCGCACAGGAATCCCGTGTCGCCGTCGCGGATCTGGTCGCGTAGGCCTTGGCTGGTGGTGCTGATCACGGGCGCGGCGCCGGCTGCGAACGCTTCCATCGGGATCCGGCCGAAGGGCTCGGCGTGCGAGGGCACGACGACCGCCCGCACACGGGGGTGGCGGAGCAGGTGCGCGACGTCCGGTGTGAACCGGGTCAGCATCCGGACCGGCGACGCGAGACGTTCGGCCCGGTCGCGCAGGACGTTCTGATATGGCGTGGGCTCGGGGCTTTCGCTCGTGGCGGCCAGCACCAGAAGGGGGAGCGATACGCCGTCGCGCTCGAGGAGTTCCCACGCGTCGAGCAGGTCTTCGAATCCTTTGTACGGTTCCGCGCGTCCCATCGAGAACACGAACGGCGGGAGATTCGGGACGGCTGAGATGCCGTGGCCGCTCCAGTCGTCCTCGGTCAGGCCGTCGCGCAGGGACACCATCGCCTCGGACGGAACGCCGTAGTCACGATGCAGGTGGTCGGCCATGAACGGCGAGATCGTCGCGATCCGCGCTCCTCCGGCGACGGCCGCGAGCAGGCCGTCCCGTTCCCAGCCGCGGCGTTCGAGGTCGTGCGGTGCGTGGATCGCGGCGCTCGAGCGCGGCGCGAGCACCAGGTGCGGCACCAAGCCGGGGGACAAGGCCGAACCGAGGCCCAGGAAAGGGGCGTCGAACGCGATGATCAGCAGGGGATCCGCTGACCGGCCCAGGGCGTGCAGCCGATCGGCCGTCATCCGCACCAGGTGCCGGAAGTTGCCGAGACGGCCCCAGCGGTTCTGGCCGCCGGTGCCGTTGTCGACCGGCAGGATCGTCGCGTTCCGCAGGAGACGTCGAGTCCGGGCATGCCAGGCGGGATGGTGTTCGGGGCTGCTGCGGTCGAGCCGCAGCGGCAGCACGGCCAGGCGCACACTGGCGGGGAGGAGGTCGGTGAGGGTACGGAGGGTGCCGAAATTGGCGTAGCCGGCACCGGTGCCGCAGCCGTAGAAGCCGTCGTGCACCGCGACCGCGACGGTCGGTGTCGCGGTCATTTTCGCAGGTGCGGAGGCAGGGCGGCGGGCTTGCCGACCGCGTGGGCCAGCTGTTCGGCGGTGAGCCCGGCGACGGTGCTGAGGTCGGCCTCGGCGAGATCCGCGCCGGTGAGGTCCGCGCCCGTGATGTCGATCCGGTCGAGCTTCGCCTTGGACAGCCGAGCCCGCCGCAGGACTGCCCCGCGCAGAACGGCTCCGGACAGGTCGGCGCCGCGGAAGTCGGCCTCGGCGAGCGAGGCGTCCTCGGCCGACATGCCGCGCAGATGTGTGTCACGGAGATCCGCGTGATCGAGGGTGGCTCCGTCGAAACGTGCTGCACAGCCCGTGGCACCGCGCAACACGACGTGGGGCATCGCGGATTCGCGGAGATCGGCGTCGGCCAGATTCGCTCCGGACAGGATCGCTTTGCCGACAAGCGCTCCGCGAAGCGGTGCGCCGCGCAGATCAGCGTGCGGGAGGCGGACGTTCGCCAGGTCGAGCGGATCCGGCGCGCCCGGTGCCGACCGCTCGCGCAGCAGGTCCACCGCGGCGACGACATCCGCCTCGGCCCGGTCGTCGTCCGCGCGGTCCTCGGTCTGCTTGCGCAGCAGATCGCAGACCGACCGCAGGACCGAGGGCCGATCCCGGGGAGAATCGGACATCAACCGGAACAGCGTGCGCACCGAGTTCGCCCGCACGAGCGGGTCGGCCGACGCCAGCCGGCCCCACGCCGTGTCGAACTGGCTGATCAGGTGCTTGTCCTCCTCCAGTCGTTGCTTGTCGCGATCCTGGAAGTACTTGCGGATTCCGAGCCCGGCGGTCACGAGTGCGGCCGCGATGCTCAGACTGGTGAGGAATGCCGAGCGTGCGCTGTTGACCGCCGTCAGCCACTCCACGCGGGAGACGCCTTCTGGCGGGCCGACCGCCCATTCGGGCACCGGCACCCCGAAGAACCAGACGACCGCTCCCAACGCGACGACGGTGGCCGCCGCGATGCCCGCCCCGCGCCATTTTCGCACCTGCATAGTAGTGCTTTGTTAGGTGTGTCGTTTCGGCTGGTCAGGGTGCTGATGTGATCTGCTGTCGGTGTGAAACCGGAGGAGTTAGAGCAGGTCCGTCCGCGGCTGGCGGCGTTCGCCGCGACGATGCTGGGCGGGTTGGCCCGGGCGGATCAACGAGCGAAGGGGGAGCTGTATCTGCGTGGGCTGATGTTGGACGGCAAGCGGAAGTCGATGCAGCCGATGGCCGAGCGGCTCGGGGTGGATCACCAGCAGCTTCAGCAGTTCGTCACCTCCTCCACCTGGGACTTTGTCGATGTCCGGCGGCGGATCGCCTGCTGGGCCGAGGAATTCATCACGCCTGAGGCCTACGTCATCGACGACACCGGATTCCCGAAAGACGGCGTCGATTCTCCCGGCGTCGCGCGCATGTATTGCGGCGCGTTGGGCAAGACCGGGAACTGCCAGGTCGGGGTCAGCGTGCACGCGGTGACCGACTGGGCGTCCGCCGCGATCGACTGGCGACTCTTCCTGCCGCAGTCCTGGGACGAGGACACCACCGCCGATCCTGCTGTGACTGCCGAAATCCGGCGACGTCGCAGCAGGTCCAAGATTCCCGACGACCTGCGGCATCGGGAGAAGTGGCGTCTGGCGTTGGACATGCTTGACGAAATCACGGGCAACGACGATGCCGGCGGCTGGGGTCTGCCCGATCGACCCGTGGTCGCCGACGCCGGCTACGGGGATGCGACCGAGTTCCGGCTAGGACTGACCGAACGGGGCCTGTCCTACGTTCTGGCGGTGAAAGCGACCACCACCGCCTTTCCCGCGGACGCCCTCCCGCAGACCCTGCCGTACACGCCCGGTGTCGGGCGACGGCCGGTGCCGCGTTACCGCGATCAGCCCGTCAACCTGAAAACCCTGGTCATGGCCGCCGGGCGGAAAGCCGGGAAGATGGTGACCTGGCGGCACGGCTCCCGAAAGTCTCCCGGTAATCCCACCGCTGCCCTGCGATCGAGGTTCCTGGCACTGCGCGTGCGCCCCGCCAACCGGGACATCCCCAAGGCCGAGGATGGCAGCCTGCCCGAATGCTGGCTGCTGGCCGAATGGCCGCCCGGGGAACCCGCACCCACCGACTACTGGCTCTCCACCCTGCCCTCCGACACGCGTCTGCGGGAATTGGTGCGGCTGGCGAAGATCCGCTGGCGCATCGAGCACGACTACCGTGAGCTCAAAGACGGCCTGGGTCTTGATCATTTCGAAGGCCGCAGTTTCCTGGGCTGGCATCGTCACGTCACCCTCGCCGCTCTCGCCCAAGCGTTCTGCACCCAGCTGCGCTACGACCCAAAAGCCCCTGCGCCGGCCTGACCCTCTACGCCGTTCTCCGCGAACTCCAGTCCCTGTTCGCAGTCTGGACCGGCGCATGCCACACCTGCCACCAACCCGTTCCTCGGTCACAACAACCGCCCGACCACGAAACCTAACAAAGCACTAATAGGACCATTTCACACTACAACGGCAGAACGCCGCGGGAGAGAGCCCCGGTCCGGCACCGGATCCTCGGCGGCGTCCTTCCCCCTGCCGGGTGCGGTCGTACCACGATATGTTTTGGCTGAACGCGACCGGCAGCCTCCGGCGGTTCCCGATGCCGGTGTCGTTGAACGAGCGCGCGATCGCGCCTTCGACACCGGCCCGGAGGGTCGCAACGGCTCTCACCAGATCCGTTTTCGGCGCGGCCGCTGGCACGTCGTCGACCCGGCGGATCCGGCGGGAGTCCTCGTGCAGGTGGACACAATCTCGGTGGAGTACGAGATTGTGTTGCTCTGACTGGCATGGAGCACGATCGTGCTGCAGGGCCAGCCTGCCCTTCGGCCCGGCGTGCGGGCACTGACCGAGCCGGGGGTCACCGCGACCGGGCTGACCACGCTGCTGGTCATCGCGGGTTACTGCTGCGGTCCGCCACGTACGAACCCGTACGCGACCTCCGACGTCGAGCTCGCGGTCGCGACGGTGGCAGCCCGGTCGCGGGTCGGCGGCCGGGTGCGAAATTGCCGGCGCAAGCCAGCCGCCTGACCACGGCTGCCTTGAGCAACATCCACGGATGGCGGATATCGCACCGCAGTGGCATCGGATACCAGTGGTAGTCGGGTTGCCACGAGTTGTTACGCGGGCGTTGGGGGAAGCCAGTGAACGATTATCTGTCTCTGCTGCCCTCGACGCTGCAGTGGGTGTCCGCGCAGCTGGGCTCGGTGTCGAGCATTCCGTGGCCGTTGTGGATCGGCGGGCTGTTCCCGGTCTACCTCGCGGTGGTGTCCGGGGTGCTGTGGCTGCTGCGAGGCCGGTTCTGGCTGTTGTCGTGCGCTTATCCGCGCACCAGCAAAGGCCGTCCGTGCCGGATTGTCGTCGCCGGGGAATGGGCGCGGTGCCGGCACCACAACCGCCCGCGACGCTACGCGTACGGCCACCAGGTGCAGAAGCTGTATCGTTGGCAGACCTTCGCGCGAGGCGGCGAGATCGTCGACAGCCCGGATCGCGGGGTCGGCATGTTCCGGCTGCGTCCTGGCGGTTCGACGTTGTTGTACGTGCGCGGCTACGCGCGGCCGCCGATGGCGGTCCTGAGGCTGCTCCCCGACAAGGTCAAGGACGGAATCGGGCGGTTACGCAAAGCGCGGCTGACTGCCCCCGCCGCGCCCGAGTACTCGGGCACCGGGCGGGCAGCGGACCTCGCCGATGGGCTGGGTGGCGTGGTGGCGGCCACTCGGTTCGCGACCGCGGCGTTCTGCGTGGCGATCGTGCTCACCGTCGTGGCGATTCCGCTCTCCGGTTTGGCGCAGACGATCCTGCAGTATCTCGCCACGTTGGGCTTCGTGCTCGCCTGGGCGGCGACGTACTCCGGCCTTTACACCCGGAGCGCGACCTGGTTGAGAGGTGCCTGTGTCAAGGCCGCGAAGTGGTGGGCGCTGACGTTCGTGCCGGTCGGGCTCGCCAACCTGGGCTTCACCGTGCTCAACACGTCGCCGTCCTGACGAATCGTACGGCGAGCACATCCGTGAGGTTCCCCCGCTTTCACGGAGAGCTCCAAGCCATGGTCCGATAGGGCCGGAAGGAGGACATCAGTGGCGGCACCGAAGAAGTACTCCGACGAGTTGCGGGCCCGGGCGGTCCGGCTGTACCGGGAGTCTGACCCGAAGCCGGTGATCCGGAAGCTGGCCGAGCAGCTCGGCGTGCATCACGAGGCGTTGCGGAACTGGATTCGCCAGGACGAGGCCGATTGTGGTGAGCGAGCCGACCGGCCGACCAGTGAGATGGTCGAGGAGAACAAGCAGCTGCGCAAGCGGGTCGCGGACCTGGAGCGGGTCAACGCCGTGCTGCGTGATGCGAGCGCGTATTTCGCCTCCGAGATCGGCCCGACCCGGAGGTGATGATGCGGTTCGTGCGTGAGCATCCGCAGCACCCGGTCGATCTCGTATTGCGGGTTTTGGGTATCGCGTCCTCGACCTTCTACGGATGGCTCAAGCAGGCGAAACAGCCCTCGGCGCGGCGGGTAGCCGACGATGGTCTGGTGGCTGAGATCGTCGATATTCACACCTGCTCGGGCGGTACCTATGGCTCGCCGCGGGTGCACGCGATGTTGCGCCGCCGAGGCATCCAGGTGGGTCGTAAACGTGTCGAGCGGCTGATGCGGCGTGCCGGGTTGCAAGGCGCGTTCCTGCGCAAGAAGTGGCGAACCGGGTCTACTCGGCAGGATCCGCGGGCCACGCCGGCGCCGGACCTGGTCAACCGGGACTTCACCGCGGTCGAGCCGAACCGGTTGTGGGTAGCTGACGCTACCCGGATTGTGACTGGTCAGGGCGTGTTGTGGCTCGCTGCGGTCCGCGATGCGTTCTCCAACCGGATCGTGGGCTGGAAGTGCTCGGATCGCTGCGACACCGAGCTGGTGCTGGGCGCGTTGGAGTATGCGGTGTGGTCGCGGCAGGTCCGGGAAGGCCAGCTG carries:
- a CDS encoding IclR family transcriptional regulator gives rise to the protein MGTAGDGGEPDKPNSSIRSMNSVLSTLRVFEEVAVRQPIGVSELARVTGIPKSSVQRCLVTLEQARWLRVVDREHARWGVTMKALVLGLRSAGEQDLREVATPVIKGLAGETGETVLLGLRDGDDYLIVAREDSSQLVRVFMEIGTRVPLGATSGGVAIFARLEPGEVDEVLRAEPREFEGAPLLAPDELRKEIARTAERGYAMNMSSWYRPHVASLGAAITNAAGRPVAAVTLSIPEMRYQSAQEEQLAKKVVAAADEISRLLSSP
- a CDS encoding glycosyltransferase family 4 protein: MTATPTVAVAVHDGFYGCGTGAGYANFGTLRTLTDLLPASVRLAVLPLRLDRSSPEHHPAWHARTRRLLRNATILPVDNGTGGQNRWGRLGNFRHLVRMTADRLHALGRSADPLLIIAFDAPFLGLGSALSPGLVPHLVLAPRSSAAIHAPHDLERRGWERDGLLAAVAGGARIATISPFMADHLHRDYGVPSEAMVSLRDGLTEDDWSGHGISAVPNLPPFVFSMGRAEPYKGFEDLLDAWELLERDGVSLPLLVLAATSESPEPTPYQNVLRDRAERLASPVRMLTRFTPDVAHLLRHPRVRAVVVPSHAEPFGRIPMEAFAAGAAPVISTTSQGLRDQIRDGDTGFLCAPKSPPSLANALLRALHLSADQRLSMRTRARQAALRDYDHPAALRTFLTQTAPWLTHSGPDTRLR
- a CDS encoding NB-ARC domain-containing protein, with the translated sequence MLRSAPRHFVDRVDECRELVERSRQRPGVFVLQGIGGVGKTAVMLRCARELRPSFDCVLDVSMSASAQAKTVEQVLDVFLLQLEAKLIPPTLDGKIAIFRAETSRRKVLVVLDDVDSAESILELLPESPESVVLATSRLRAEAFEFYGFTTMRLGVLSERHGMELLSHGLDEAVVETDERALAGIARLSGYLPLALTIAGAHLRIRRHERPAVLLRRLESECDLLAQFTVDGDRELEFVYDASYRALAPLEQQLYRRLGVHPGLQFPTWVVPVLLEEADRSFAADTLLALHRWTLVVESGERHEMHSLIHLHARGVANEHEHPADVQEVRRRLAEAYLDYAVARALALSGRRQFGPRFDGRVVPAYEPDDDGHRRAIADLESEAANLRQVVEMASEAGFADLTWQLAEALTNFLFQRSRYADAIAVQTLGLAAAHEVYERTGETRPLIAMHTELGKAYFAAYTHEKAAEQFAEAATRIAGLGDDPDALTMLAKTFVWQGLVHNRMEQYEAAIECFVRSAELVEHPGFPDRLRSREERLLDMNGAPVLAKLGRLTEAVAAGERAVAHFASDTDRHNHAKSLANLGEVLTAAADSRAEAVLRSALALEQKLELVDFEAHTAAILGRLLPPEEGTRLIEHAAGLYEQLADQRAQALRAEIEDTR
- a CDS encoding CapA family protein, whose protein sequence is MDLTVVGDVVVSGWPRRPGGRSDPGASAFGLLRGGDLTIGNLEVPLTGRGQRAEKLVAMRAPTSGAAELADLGFDLVSLAMNHALDYGAEGMRDTVRALDAAGVGHAGFGETRAEATRARVVSAGGESLAFFSFCCALPRGFDATADRAGIGAIRVRQSFEYDSGFLDETPGTPPFVHSSAHEPDVRAAEVLVREAKRRNDFVVVALHWGVPHCYLPAAQGPLAEYQQPLARRLIDAGVDLVIGHHPHCLHPVEFHRNGLILYSTGNFVFDWCDGWNAESMVPKHDAHPSAPYRPALVRGPWFESAVFRVGLGGAGPTLRLDPIELDPDSQPVIPRPDVAASILAQVAGTSRDLDPAIVVDDDGTVRRAATA
- a CDS encoding alpha/beta fold hydrolase, with the protein product MAMNRVPDSRGVRRPDGTSIRYSISGPDEGPTVVLVHGWACDRTDFDALTGFLPDGYRVLAVDLAEHGESRSARDVWTIEEFARDVAAVLDAEEVTECAVAGHSLGGAVAVETGRLCPERVRHIMALDALHYLFLFGAMDDEQAQGLLRPLQDDFAGLVRAMVESGSPPGTDPALKDAHFAKMAAVRQPAGTRAFEGLVAWDMDEALAGVKQPITVFGVRELVTPEALDRLAGRVDVVLVDLGSHHFPVESPEGTAELIAGVVSARDARAVTGTRAGG
- a CDS encoding pentapeptide repeat-containing protein, translating into MQVRKWRGAGIAAATVVALGAVVWFFGVPVPEWAVGPPEGVSRVEWLTAVNSARSAFLTSLSIAAALVTAGLGIRKYFQDRDKQRLEEDKHLISQFDTAWGRLASADPLVRANSVRTLFRLMSDSPRDRPSVLRSVCDLLRKQTEDRADDDRAEADVVAAVDLLRERSAPGAPDPLDLANVRLPHADLRGAPLRGALVGKAILSGANLADADLRESAMPHVVLRGATGCAARFDGATLDHADLRDTHLRGMSAEDASLAEADFRGADLSGAVLRGAVLRRARLSKAKLDRIDITGADLTGADLAEADLSTVAGLTAEQLAHAVGKPAALPPHLRK